The genomic stretch TCAAAACATACACATAATATTACTAAAATTACTAATATAAATACTAATGTGTGAAATTATGCTTAAAAATATCAAGATATGTTTTCTAATATTTATAATTACTATATTATCTTTTATTTCTGGATATATCGTTGGAGTCTCACAGCCCATGTATTCTGAAAATCCTATTATTCAGTATTTCAAAAATCCAAAGCCATTTTCTGTTGAAAATGTCAATATTCCTATAACCTATTACGGAACAATAAAAGGAAAATACATTGGCTATCAAATAACTCCTCACAATGTAAATGAAGAGGCAAGAAAATGCTTTTATAAATACTTTAAATTAAAGGATAAAGATCCAGAAGAGGCTGAAAAATATTTAAGGAGAGGTTTATTTCTAACTGAATATTTAATTTCTCAATCAGAAAAAGAAACTGTAAATTTAAATGGAAAAAATATTATCTTTATTATTTGGAGGTATAATTTTGATTTTCCAGAGTATAATTTATCAAAAGGTTGGGCTGGCTCACTATGTCAGGCAGGATGCATGAAAACTTTGTATTTAGCATATAAATGTACAGGTGATAAAAGGTATTTAATCTTAGCAAAAGAGGCGTTAAATGCCTTTATAGTGCCTGTTGAAAAGGGAGGTTTATTAAAAATAAGAGTAAAAGATAATAAAACTTACTATTGGTATCCAGAGTATGCATCAAAAAATCCACCTTATGTTTTAAATGGATTTATAACCTCTGTTATTTGGATTGGAGAGTTTGCAAATGAAACAAATGATAAAGAGGCATATCTCTTATATAAAGAGGGATTAAAATCAATAAAATCTTTTCTATCAGAATACGATGCAGGAGATTGGAGTTATTACGATGCGTTAAAACATAGATGTAATGAACATTATGAACATCTCCAGAGATTACAGATGTTGTATCTATATAACATAACTAAGGATAAAATATTTTTAAAACACTACAATAAATGGAAAGAATAAATTGGGATAAAAATGAACTGGAAGGGACATGTAATTTTAGGACTTATATTTGGGTTACCTTTTATTTCTTCCCCAGAACAGATATTTTTAGTTTTAGCTGGAGCATTGTATCCTGACTTAGACCACGATGTTAAAGAGGATATTGTAAAGAGAGGAATTATTATTTCTGGAGGAATTGTATTAATTAATATTTTACTTTATTTTTTTAAAAAGAGTTTATTTAATATTGATTTATTTGTTTTAGGAGTTTCAGTTTTTTTAATCTTTTTAATTCCATATTTTTCAGAGCATAGAACTTATACTCATACTATTTGGTCATTGTTCTTTGTATCTATAATTATTGGTTTTTTATCTTACAAACTTTCATTTATTTCAAAGGTTTTTGCTGGATTAATATCTTTGTTAATGGTTACTAATGAAGTTTTATTGGGAAAAATAATAATATATGCTGTTTTTGTATGGGCTATTTTAGATATTATAAATCTAAATCCAAATATTAATGGTGTTTTACATTACATATTACCAGTTGCTGTTGGTTATTATTCCCATATAGTAGGAGATTCCTTAACACCAGCGGGTGTTAGAGTTTTTTATCCAATATCTAACTATAAATTAAGAAAAAAAGGAGGATACATATTAATAATATTCTGGCTAATTTTTGTTATATTGTTTTGTGCTAAAAATTTAAATCTTATAGGTTAAATTTCATAGGACAGAAGATTTTCTTTAATTTTATTTATCTTATTAATTTTTTCATTTACTTCTTTTTCATATTTTTCTAATCTCTCTTTAAATGCCTTTATTCTTTTTTCAACTTCCTCGGGGGAAGGGCCTCCAATAACATTTCTCATTTTGACATTTTCATAAGGATCTAATGCCTTTTTTATCTTTTCTTCATCTACTTTCAAATTGTATTTTTGTAAAACCTCTTTTATAACATCCAATATACATCTCTTTTCTTCAATTGACTTTCTAACAACTTCTCCAACGATTCCATGGGCGGTTCTAAATGGTATATTTGCCCCTCTAACTAATGTGTCAGCCAATTCTGTAGCAGTAGAATAATTTGCATATGCCAACTCTCTCATTCTATCTTTATTAACTTTTAAAGTTTTTAACATTCCATGAATCATTTTTATTGTGTCTATTGTAATATATACGCTCTCCCATAAATTAGGAGTAATTTCCTGCAAATCTCTATTGTAAGTATTTGGTAATGCCTTTAATATTGTTAATGCAGTAACTAAATTTCCATTTAATTTGCAAAGTTTAGCCCTTGCAATTTCAGCAACATCAGGATTTTTTTTCTGAGGCATTATAGAAGAGGTTGAACAATACTCGTTAGCAATTTCAACAGTTCCAAACTCATAAGTTGAAAATAGAACTAACTCTTCGCAAATTTTTGATAAGTTAGTTCCCAATATTGCTAAATCAGCCATAACTTCCAATATAAAATCTCTTGCAGAGACACCATCCATTGAGTTCTCTATTAATTTGTCAAATCCTAAAAGTTCCTTTGTTCTCTCTCTATTAATTTTAAATCCAGTTGTTGCCAACGCTCCACAACCTAATGGAGAAATATTAATTCTTTTATATGCATCAAATAATCTCAATATATCTCTTTCAATTGCTGAAACATAACTTAATAGATGATGAGCAAATGTTGTTGGCTGAGCGTGTTGTAAATGAGTATATCCAACAGTTAAAGTGTGCTTATGCTCATCTGCCAAGTTTAATAAATCTTTTAGCATATTAATCAATAATTTAATAATTTCTAAAACCTTATCTCTCAATGCTAATCTTAAATCTGTTGCTACTTCATCATTTCTACTCCTTCCAGTGTGCATTCTTCCAGCAACATCTTCACCAAGTTTTTTAATTAATTCATTTTCAATAACCATATGTATATCATCTAAGGAAGGGTCTAAGTTTAAACTTTCTATTCCATTTTTGTAAATTTCTTTCAAACCTTCAATAATCTTTTTTGCAGTATCTTTATCTATAATTTCCTCCTCATAAAGCATTATTACATGGGCTATATCACATAAAATGTCTGTCTCAAAAATTTCTTTGTCAAAATCTAAACTTGTTGTGTATTTTGCTACATCTTCTTTAATAGAGCTTCCTAATCTTCCTCTTCTCAAAATGTTCATACTTCTCACCATATCTTGTGTGTTATTTTAGATAATTACAAAAATTGATATTAAAATATTTTAGCATTTGATATTCAATGTTAGTATGGATAAAAAAGAAATTGAATTAAATAAGGTTTTTGTTATTATATAGTTATAAAATTACAATAATGGATAACAAAATATTTAATAATAAGATTATATTTTTGGAAATATTTCTAATTGGTGTAGCAACAGTAATAGCATCACATTACAATAATGAATTTTTTTTAGTAATTTTAGGAATAATATCATTGCCAATTGCTGTGATAGTTCTTATTAAACTATTATGCTATATGGAATATACTCAAAATAAATCAAATGGATTAATATATAAAATATCAAAAGCAATTTTAATAATTATGATTTTATTACTCATATTTGTTGAAATTTTAGTAATATGCGTTATTATTATTAAATTTACTAATGTGAAACCATGAAAAACTTGCCTATAATATTAACAATCCTCATCTTCTCAATAGATTTAATATCTGGCTTTA from Methanocaldococcus lauensis encodes the following:
- the argH gene encoding argininosuccinate lyase translates to MNILRRGRLGSSIKEDVAKYTTSLDFDKEIFETDILCDIAHVIMLYEEEIIDKDTAKKIIEGLKEIYKNGIESLNLDPSLDDIHMVIENELIKKLGEDVAGRMHTGRSRNDEVATDLRLALRDKVLEIIKLLINMLKDLLNLADEHKHTLTVGYTHLQHAQPTTFAHHLLSYVSAIERDILRLFDAYKRINISPLGCGALATTGFKINRERTKELLGFDKLIENSMDGVSARDFILEVMADLAILGTNLSKICEELVLFSTYEFGTVEIANEYCSTSSIMPQKKNPDVAEIARAKLCKLNGNLVTALTILKALPNTYNRDLQEITPNLWESVYITIDTIKMIHGMLKTLKVNKDRMRELAYANYSTATELADTLVRGANIPFRTAHGIVGEVVRKSIEEKRCILDVIKEVLQKYNLKVDEEKIKKALDPYENVKMRNVIGGPSPEEVEKRIKAFKERLEKYEKEVNEKINKINKIKENLLSYEI
- a CDS encoding metal-dependent hydrolase; this encodes MNWKGHVILGLIFGLPFISSPEQIFLVLAGALYPDLDHDVKEDIVKRGIIISGGIVLINILLYFFKKSLFNIDLFVLGVSVFLIFLIPYFSEHRTYTHTIWSLFFVSIIIGFLSYKLSFISKVFAGLISLLMVTNEVLLGKIIIYAVFVWAILDIINLNPNINGVLHYILPVAVGYYSHIVGDSLTPAGVRVFYPISNYKLRKKGGYILIIFWLIFVILFCAKNLNLIG
- a CDS encoding D-glucuronyl C5-epimerase family protein; this encodes MLKNIKICFLIFIITILSFISGYIVGVSQPMYSENPIIQYFKNPKPFSVENVNIPITYYGTIKGKYIGYQITPHNVNEEARKCFYKYFKLKDKDPEEAEKYLRRGLFLTEYLISQSEKETVNLNGKNIIFIIWRYNFDFPEYNLSKGWAGSLCQAGCMKTLYLAYKCTGDKRYLILAKEALNAFIVPVEKGGLLKIRVKDNKTYYWYPEYASKNPPYVLNGFITSVIWIGEFANETNDKEAYLLYKEGLKSIKSFLSEYDAGDWSYYDALKHRCNEHYEHLQRLQMLYLYNITKDKIFLKHYNKWKE